A DNA window from Halanaerobium saccharolyticum subsp. saccharolyticum DSM 6643 contains the following coding sequences:
- a CDS encoding M20 family metallo-hydrolase, translated as MLTQVERIKNDIENLKEFNATPGKGLTRFSLTEEDRGARNYLKGELQKLDVEIYEDAAGSLVARREGTDKDAPVVMIGSHFDSVKNGGHFDGPAGVIMALEILRVMEENNVKTKYPIEFVAMIEEEGGRFGGGVFGSRAMTGQVDYQELLDFKDADGISMAQAFEDFGFDPTKIEEAKRDPEELKAFIELHIEQGPVLENEAKDVGIVDFIVGINQIRVKIEGRADHAGTTPMEMRKDALSSAAEVISEIKNFALKAGNGTVATVGTLAVKPGAANIVPAEVEFSVDIRSKKLNCIEEVRDQIDQALAAIKAEHAVDYSVQNMLMVEPVELSQEIFNTFKDESKKLGLNSKEMISGAGHDAMIMAAITDVGLIFVPSKDGRSHTPEEWTDYEDLQKGIELIYHTVLKVGEAE; from the coding sequence ATGTTGACACAAGTAGAGAGAATTAAAAATGATATTGAAAACTTAAAAGAGTTTAATGCAACTCCTGGTAAAGGATTAACTCGCTTTTCTTTAACTGAAGAAGATCGTGGAGCCAGAAATTATTTAAAAGGTGAACTCCAGAAATTAGATGTTGAAATTTATGAAGATGCAGCTGGTAGTTTAGTTGCTAGAAGAGAAGGTACAGACAAAGATGCACCGGTAGTTATGATCGGTTCTCATTTTGACTCTGTTAAAAATGGAGGGCATTTTGATGGTCCTGCAGGAGTGATAATGGCTCTCGAAATTTTAAGAGTCATGGAAGAAAACAATGTAAAAACAAAATATCCAATAGAATTTGTAGCAATGATTGAAGAAGAAGGTGGTCGCTTTGGTGGTGGAGTCTTTGGTAGTCGAGCGATGACTGGCCAAGTCGATTATCAGGAGCTTCTAGATTTTAAAGATGCTGATGGTATTTCTATGGCTCAGGCTTTCGAAGATTTTGGTTTTGATCCAACAAAAATTGAAGAAGCAAAAAGAGATCCAGAAGAGCTTAAAGCTTTTATAGAGCTGCATATAGAACAAGGTCCAGTTTTAGAAAATGAAGCAAAAGATGTAGGAATAGTTGATTTTATAGTTGGAATTAATCAAATTAGAGTTAAGATTGAAGGTAGAGCTGATCATGCAGGAACAACTCCAATGGAGATGCGTAAAGATGCTCTTTCTTCAGCAGCTGAAGTTATTTCGGAAATTAAAAACTTTGCCTTAAAAGCTGGAAATGGAACCGTTGCTACCGTAGGAACTCTTGCTGTAAAGCCAGGAGCTGCTAATATTGTACCGGCAGAAGTAGAATTTTCTGTTGATATCAGATCTAAAAAATTAAACTGTATTGAAGAAGTAAGAGATCAGATTGATCAGGCTCTGGCTGCTATAAAGGCAGAACATGCTGTTGATTATTCTGTGCAAAATATGTTAATGGTTGAACCGGTTGAATTATCACAGGAAATCTTTAATACTTTTAAAGATGAATCTAAAAAACTGGGTTTAAACTCTAAAGAAATGATTAGTGGTGCTGGTCATGATGCGATGATTATGGCAGCTATTACAGATGTGGGTCTAATATTTGTGCCCAGTAAAGATGGAAGAAGTCACACGCCAGAAGAATGGACAGATTACGAAGATTTACAAAAAGGAATAGAACTTATTTATCATACTGTTTTAAAGGTTGGTGAAGCGGAATGA
- a CDS encoding M20 family metallopeptidase, which produces MNSVKELAEEYFDYAVSMRREFHMHPEPSMKEERTSRRIIEELEKLGLEAKNAAGTGVVCEIKGGKKSASNKTVALRADMDALELEEKNEVEYKSKNEGLMHGCGHDGHSASLLTAAKILNDLKEEFAGTVKLIFQPGEEIAVGAKTMVEEGVVEDVDAIFGIHIWNDLESGKISVEAGPRMAAVNQFIIKVKGEGGHGSMPHQGVDPIMAGAAIVMNLQTIVSREFNPMEPSVLSVDIFNSGSKGNVLPDSAHIEGTTRCFSREINHKFEGIIRRIAQETAESYRAEAELEYIKMTLPCINDQDISEIAQEAAAEFAGKDSLIKLDKTTGGEDFSFFAAEVPATFVFVGSRNEDKGADAPHHHPEFNIDEDSLKTASGLYAQFALDFLTEGEVE; this is translated from the coding sequence ATGAATAGTGTCAAAGAATTAGCAGAAGAATATTTTGATTATGCTGTTTCTATGCGAAGAGAGTTTCATATGCATCCTGAACCAAGTATGAAAGAGGAAAGAACATCCCGCAGAATTATAGAAGAATTAGAAAAGCTTGGTTTGGAAGCAAAAAATGCTGCAGGTACCGGGGTTGTCTGTGAAATAAAAGGCGGCAAAAAATCAGCCAGTAATAAAACTGTAGCTTTAAGAGCTGATATGGATGCTTTAGAGCTGGAAGAAAAAAATGAAGTAGAATATAAATCTAAAAACGAGGGTTTAATGCATGGTTGTGGTCATGACGGACATTCAGCCAGTCTGCTGACAGCTGCCAAAATATTGAACGATTTAAAAGAAGAATTTGCAGGAACTGTTAAATTGATTTTTCAACCCGGAGAAGAAATAGCTGTAGGAGCAAAAACTATGGTTGAAGAAGGTGTAGTAGAAGATGTTGATGCTATCTTTGGTATACATATCTGGAATGATTTAGAAAGCGGCAAGATATCTGTAGAAGCTGGCCCCCGGATGGCTGCAGTTAATCAGTTCATTATCAAAGTTAAGGGAGAAGGAGGACATGGTTCTATGCCTCACCAGGGAGTAGATCCAATAATGGCTGGTGCTGCAATTGTAATGAATCTCCAGACCATTGTCAGTAGAGAATTTAATCCAATGGAACCCTCTGTCTTAAGTGTAGATATTTTCAATTCGGGTTCAAAAGGAAATGTACTACCTGATTCAGCCCATATAGAAGGTACAACTAGATGTTTTAGCAGAGAAATTAATCATAAGTTTGAAGGAATTATTAGAAGAATTGCTCAGGAGACAGCTGAAAGTTATAGAGCTGAAGCTGAGTTAGAATATATTAAAATGACCCTACCCTGTATTAATGATCAAGATATTTCAGAAATTGCTCAAGAAGCAGCAGCTGAATTTGCTGGTAAGGATTCTTTAATAAAGCTCGATAAAACAACAGGTGGAGAAGATTTTTCATTTTTTGCAGCAGAAGTTCCAGCAACTTTTGTCTTTGTTGGTTCCCGGAACGAAGATAAAGGTGCTGATGCTCCCCATCACCATCCAGAATTTAATATAGATGAAGATTCATTAAAAACTGCTTCTGGATTATATGCCCAGTTTGCTCTGGACTTTTTAACTGAAGGGGAGGTAGAATAA
- a CDS encoding M20 family metallopeptidase — MDFKDILSKQEAYVLKLRREFHMYPETSWNETRTSKRVKEELDKMGINYQEYADTGLAAVIEGREKGKTVALRADMDALEVEEKTDLEFKSKNEGIMHACGHDGHTAMLLGAARALLEVKDQIKGRVKLIFQPAEEMVQGAAKMVEEGVLADVDGIMGIHLWANLPTGKINVQEGPRMASGDYVIVDFKGKGGHGSMPHQAVDPIVMASSFILESQAILSRETDSLDPVVFTLGKMKSGSRFNVIPDKSEIVGTLRCFNEKTRNEASEAIKRYADKIAKSYRGEAEVEIRKGTPPTINDQRCTEIAQAAAQKIAAEDNLIEMEKTPGSEDMAYYLREVPGVIAFVGAAFADESKNYPHHNSRFNINEESLKQGTELYFNFALEFLEQY, encoded by the coding sequence ATGGATTTTAAAGATATATTGTCAAAACAAGAAGCTTATGTTCTTAAACTGAGAAGAGAGTTTCATATGTATCCTGAGACAAGCTGGAATGAAACAAGAACATCAAAAAGAGTTAAAGAAGAACTAGATAAAATGGGAATTAACTACCAAGAATATGCAGATACAGGGTTGGCTGCAGTTATTGAAGGTAGAGAAAAAGGAAAAACTGTAGCTTTAAGAGCTGATATGGATGCTCTTGAAGTTGAAGAGAAAACTGATTTAGAATTTAAGTCAAAAAATGAAGGAATAATGCATGCCTGTGGTCATGACGGACATACAGCTATGTTGTTGGGTGCAGCTCGAGCTCTTTTGGAAGTTAAAGACCAAATAAAAGGAAGAGTTAAACTTATCTTTCAGCCAGCAGAAGAAATGGTTCAAGGAGCTGCTAAAATGGTTGAAGAAGGAGTTTTAGCAGATGTAGATGGAATTATGGGTATTCATCTCTGGGCGAATTTACCAACTGGCAAAATTAATGTACAGGAAGGCCCCAGAATGGCCTCTGGAGATTATGTTATTGTTGATTTTAAAGGTAAGGGTGGCCATGGTTCAATGCCTCATCAGGCTGTAGATCCAATAGTTATGGCATCTTCATTTATCTTAGAATCTCAGGCTATTTTAAGTCGAGAGACTGACTCTTTAGATCCTGTAGTATTTACATTGGGTAAGATGAAATCTGGAAGTAGATTTAATGTAATACCAGATAAATCAGAAATCGTAGGCACTTTAAGATGTTTTAACGAAAAGACAAGAAATGAGGCCAGTGAAGCTATTAAGCGTTATGCTGATAAAATAGCTAAATCCTACAGAGGAGAAGCTGAAGTTGAGATCAGAAAAGGAACTCCTCCTACTATTAATGATCAAAGATGTACTGAAATAGCTCAGGCTGCTGCCCAAAAAATAGCAGCTGAAGATAATTTAATTGAAATGGAAAAAACACCAGGTAGTGAAGATATGGCCTATTATTTAAGAGAAGTACCAGGGGTAATAGCATTTGTCGGAGCAGCTTTTGCAGATGAATCTAAAAATTATCCTCATCATAACTCAAGATTTAATATTAATGAAGAAAGTTTAAAACAAGGTACAGAACTATACTTTAATTTTGCGCTGGAGTTTTTAGAGCAGTATTAA
- a CDS encoding helix-turn-helix transcriptional regulator — translation MAENNRIFRIIKTIMLLNEPYKHWEAKDFANYFGISERTFHRDKKIMEELGVPIYYDNHLKEYKILDNFRFKAPNLDQKETEAVLLAAKEYQNRSFPMKKELESGLAKVYNSLPEFLKNSMGSYIKNYEIISEPFVDLEEHQQKFNLLKEAINNENKILISYYSMSSDQTTERKLDPYNLFFNNGAPYLYAFCHLREEKRIFRIDRIKDIKITEEDFLLPDDFSLADELDNAWGVEQGKNEMEVEVRFSGRAARFVPEYHWSDQQEIEEIAENQIIFKVKTGSREEIKKWVLGYGSEAEVLKPAELRKEMQQEIEKMLENY, via the coding sequence ATGGCTGAAAATAATCGAATTTTTCGGATCATAAAAACTATTATGCTTTTAAATGAGCCTTATAAACATTGGGAAGCAAAAGATTTTGCTAATTATTTTGGTATTTCAGAAAGAACCTTTCATCGTGATAAAAAAATCATGGAAGAACTTGGGGTGCCGATATATTATGATAATCACTTAAAAGAATACAAGATTTTGGACAATTTTAGATTCAAAGCACCAAATTTAGATCAAAAAGAAACAGAAGCTGTTTTGCTGGCAGCTAAAGAATATCAAAATCGCAGTTTCCCAATGAAAAAAGAATTAGAATCAGGTCTTGCTAAAGTGTATAACTCTCTACCAGAGTTTTTAAAAAATAGTATGGGCAGCTACATCAAAAATTATGAAATAATATCTGAACCTTTTGTTGATTTAGAAGAACATCAGCAGAAATTTAATCTGCTTAAAGAAGCAATTAATAATGAAAACAAAATTTTAATTAGCTATTATTCAATGAGCAGTGACCAAACTACTGAGAGAAAATTAGATCCCTATAATCTTTTTTTTAATAATGGAGCGCCTTATCTATATGCATTTTGCCATTTAAGAGAAGAAAAAAGAATTTTTCGTATTGATCGAATTAAGGATATAAAAATAACCGAAGAAGATTTTTTGCTGCCTGATGATTTTTCTTTGGCTGATGAGCTGGATAATGCCTGGGGAGTTGAACAGGGAAAAAACGAAATGGAGGTAGAAGTTAGATTCAGCGGCAGAGCAGCACGTTTTGTTCCTGAGTATCACTGGAGTGATCAGCAGGAAATTGAAGAGATAGCTGAAAATCAAATTATTTTTAAAGTAAAAACTGGAAGCCGGGAAGAGATCAAAAAATGGGTTTTAGGTTATGGATCTGAGGCGGAGGTTCTCAAACCAGCTGAATTAAGAAAAGAAATGCAGCAAGAAATAGAAAAAATGCTGGAAAATTATTAA
- a CDS encoding CRISPR-associated helicase/endonuclease Cas3, whose translation MEKFIAHTENDKGETHELKDHIYSTANKAKKFADKWSMGDLAYTSGLLHDLGKYSDQFQNYLKNNSSGVEHAIAGAIFAKKDKSIKFSNILPFFIAGHHAGLHNLTDLKNSLKEKANKDFVKSSINNFGNNIKLEYKDNENINFDIKNDRLELEFLMRMMFSSLVDADYLDTEKHFDLNKYSLRNLNNYDIEGLWNKFSENQNKLMEEAEKSKLNDIRNNIYDSVLNKAEQKNKFFSLTVPTGGGKTRTGLGFALKHAKFNNMDRVIVVIPYTNIIEQTAKTYKEILGEENILEHHSNFDFSEDEAEYNKEKIKLATENWDMPVVVTTSVQFFESLFSHKTSKLRKLHNLANSTIIFDEVQTLPPEYLNSILQVLKQLVKNYNSAIVFSTATQPAFGDRDKFNGIKNIEELVPDTDNLFRNLARVEYDLSYIEKKLSWNQVAELMLEEKQALAVLNTKDDAKKLYSILSDNSKNVYHLSTYMCSAHRKIILNEVKEKLNNNESCYLISTQLIEAGVDIDFPMVLRAMAPLDSIVQAAGRCNRENKLDKGKVIVFTPKENKLPKGIYKTATDKSKLFLNDPEQLLTAEIFLGYFDTLYKDVNLDKKKINESRKSFKFREVSRQFKIIPDDTVNVIIENNDIIDQLPVNLNVIKNKEFISREEWRKLQPYLISIRKYKVNDLLKDGILYELLEDVYVWTGKYDEKEGIMLDGYNTSDFLP comes from the coding sequence TTGGAAAAATTTATTGCTCATACGGAAAATGATAAAGGAGAAACTCATGAATTAAAAGATCATATTTATAGTACTGCAAATAAAGCTAAGAAATTTGCTGATAAATGGTCAATGGGTGATTTAGCATATACAAGTGGTTTGTTACATGATTTAGGAAAATATAGTGATCAGTTTCAGAACTATTTAAAAAACAATTCTTCAGGAGTAGAACATGCTATTGCAGGAGCAATATTTGCAAAAAAAGATAAGTCAATAAAATTTTCTAATATATTGCCCTTTTTTATTGCTGGACATCATGCAGGGTTACATAATCTTACAGATTTAAAAAACAGTTTAAAAGAAAAAGCAAATAAAGATTTTGTGAAAAGTAGTATAAATAATTTTGGTAATAATATTAAATTAGAATATAAAGATAATGAAAATATAAATTTTGATATAAAAAATGATCGGTTAGAATTAGAATTTTTAATGAGAATGATGTTTTCTTCATTAGTAGATGCGGATTACTTAGATACAGAAAAACATTTTGACTTAAATAAATATTCATTAAGAAATTTAAATAATTATGATATTGAAGGCTTATGGAATAAATTCAGTGAAAATCAGAATAAATTAATGGAAGAGGCAGAAAAAAGTAAATTAAATGACATAAGAAATAATATATATGACTCTGTATTAAATAAAGCAGAACAAAAAAATAAATTTTTCAGTTTAACAGTTCCTACTGGTGGGGGAAAGACTAGAACAGGTTTAGGATTTGCATTAAAACATGCAAAATTTAATAATATGGATAGAGTTATAGTTGTCATCCCATATACCAATATTATTGAACAAACTGCCAAAACTTATAAAGAAATTTTAGGAGAAGAAAATATTTTAGAACATCACTCTAATTTTGATTTTAGTGAAGATGAAGCAGAATATAATAAAGAGAAAATTAAACTGGCAACTGAAAATTGGGATATGCCAGTAGTTGTAACAACTTCTGTTCAATTTTTTGAAAGTTTATTTTCACATAAAACAAGTAAATTAAGAAAACTGCATAATCTGGCAAATTCGACTATAATTTTTGATGAAGTCCAGACATTACCACCTGAGTATTTAAATTCAATCCTTCAGGTTTTAAAACAATTAGTCAAAAATTATAATTCTGCAATTGTATTTTCAACAGCTACTCAACCAGCTTTTGGAGATAGAGATAAATTTAATGGTATAAAAAACATAGAAGAACTTGTTCCAGACACTGATAATTTATTTCGAAATTTAGCACGAGTTGAATATGATCTAAGCTATATTGAAAAGAAATTAAGCTGGAATCAGGTAGCTGAACTAATGTTAGAAGAAAAACAAGCATTAGCTGTTTTAAATACAAAAGATGATGCCAAAAAACTTTATTCTATTTTAAGTGATAATTCAAAAAATGTTTATCATTTATCAACTTATATGTGTTCAGCACATCGAAAAATTATTTTAAATGAAGTGAAAGAAAAATTAAATAATAATGAAAGTTGTTACTTGATTTCAACTCAATTAATAGAAGCAGGGGTCGATATAGATTTTCCAATGGTTTTAAGGGCAATGGCTCCACTTGACAGTATTGTGCAGGCTGCAGGAAGATGCAATAGAGAAAATAAGCTAGATAAGGGAAAAGTAATTGTCTTTACTCCTAAGGAAAACAAATTACCTAAAGGTATTTATAAAACGGCTACTGATAAAAGCAAACTCTTTTTAAATGATCCTGAGCAATTACTGACAGCAGAAATTTTTCTAGGTTATTTTGATACATTATACAAAGATGTAAATTTAGACAAAAAGAAAATTAATGAATCAAGAAAAAGTTTTAAATTTCGAGAAGTAAGTAGACAATTTAAAATTATACCTGATGATACAGTAAATGTGATAATTGAAAATAATGATATAATTGATCAATTGCCGGTTAATTTAAATGTCATTAAAAATAAAGAATTTATCAGTAGGGAGGAATGGCGTAAATTACAACCATATCTTATTTCAATTAGAAAATATAAAGTAAATGATTTATTAAAAGATGGTATACTTTACGAATTATTGGAAGATGTTTATGTCTGGACTGGAAAGTATGATGAAAAAGAAGGAATAATGTTAGATGGATATAATACAAGTGACTTTTTACCATAA
- the cas5c gene encoding type I-C CRISPR-associated protein Cas5c, translating to MEDFKFDPVKVKVWGEFACFTRPDMKVERVSYQVMTPSAARGILSSIFWKPEFDWVIQKIHVLNPIRHISIRRNEVKSKISPGSVKHWMKNDGHDRYYADKDRTQRNTLALRDVSYIIEANVSLKEHAKNEHPAKYRDQFRRRVNNGSCYKRPFLGNREFAAFFAPVDGSETAIDYTDQLGRMLFDLNYNIDEERAKPVFFNAEINNGVLNVPVEKYKEVWRN from the coding sequence TTGGAAGATTTTAAATTTGATCCTGTTAAAGTAAAAGTCTGGGGAGAATTTGCCTGTTTTACCAGACCAGATATGAAAGTTGAAAGAGTCAGTTATCAAGTAATGACTCCATCTGCTGCTCGAGGAATATTATCTTCAATTTTTTGGAAACCTGAATTTGATTGGGTTATTCAAAAAATACATGTTTTAAACCCAATCAGGCATATTTCTATAAGAAGAAATGAGGTGAAAAGCAAAATATCACCGGGAAGTGTAAAGCATTGGATGAAAAATGATGGTCATGACCGTTATTATGCGGATAAAGATAGAACCCAGAGGAATACGCTAGCTTTAAGGGATGTAAGTTATATAATTGAGGCAAATGTCAGTTTAAAAGAACATGCTAAAAATGAACATCCTGCCAAATATCGAGATCAGTTTAGAAGGCGAGTAAATAATGGAAGCTGTTATAAAAGACCTTTTTTAGGCAATAGAGAATTTGCAGCGTTCTTTGCTCCAGTAGATGGTTCTGAAACAGCTATTGATTATACTGACCAATTAGGAAGAATGCTATTTGATTTAAATTATAATATTGATGAAGAGAGAGCAAAACCTGTCTTTTTCAATGCAGAAATTAATAATGGTGTGCTGAATGTTCCTGTAGAAAAGTATAAAGAAGTCTGGAGGAATTAA
- the cas8c gene encoding type I-C CRISPR-associated protein Cas8c/Csd1: MILEKLCEFAETVEDFPPPHFKKRSIDYLIEINEEGELLGFTDVSDEGKIFIYADHLIGRTSQVKPHLLVDKASYVFGNIEEESLSSRQKKTKNEFYKLILESYQATSEQTIYSILKFLENNQVEDHIENDLKNNNWLAFRVNGKDPLKIDSIQEFWQKRQNKVANEKRSDFISECLICGQEKVIADRDPEQFKLLRVGGQSGGSSLISANHKSFESYGLSGSYIASICFDCATQYGRAANYLIAKKEHRLKIGDILYIFWTKNNLEFNGFELLENPEENELRDFLKSFKSGKKSYIDDEKFYCLALSANNSRTVVRDWISTTIENVEENINNYFREMQLDDNKSERYYGINSLVSQTAFKFDDIKPIVAESIAAYAIKGSPLAEAVLFNTVKRIKADVEFRVTRPRASLLKMYFNSHPEGGIKVKNKLNKKENSPAYLCGRLFSVIEIIQKKALPGIKSTIVDRYYGTASSAPASVFGNLIRKAQHHLAKLRKEESTTGLYYWLQSELEDIMVELNDFPATLSLKEQGLFALGYYQQKAYRPEKDKKEEN; this comes from the coding sequence ATGATATTAGAAAAATTGTGTGAATTTGCAGAAACAGTTGAAGATTTTCCTCCTCCTCATTTCAAGAAAAGATCTATTGATTATTTAATTGAAATTAATGAAGAAGGAGAATTGTTAGGATTTACTGATGTTAGTGATGAAGGAAAAATATTTATTTATGCTGATCATTTAATTGGACGAACAAGTCAAGTGAAGCCACATTTATTAGTAGATAAAGCCTCATATGTCTTCGGTAATATTGAAGAAGAAAGTTTAAGTTCGAGACAAAAAAAGACAAAGAATGAATTTTATAAACTTATTTTAGAAAGTTATCAAGCTACTAGTGAACAAACAATTTATTCAATACTTAAATTTCTAGAAAATAACCAAGTTGAAGATCATATAGAAAATGATTTAAAAAATAATAACTGGTTAGCTTTTAGAGTCAATGGAAAAGACCCTTTGAAAATTGATTCAATTCAAGAATTTTGGCAGAAAAGACAAAATAAAGTAGCAAATGAAAAAAGATCTGATTTTATTTCTGAATGTTTGATTTGTGGCCAAGAAAAAGTAATAGCAGATCGTGATCCTGAACAATTCAAATTACTTAGAGTTGGAGGTCAAAGTGGTGGAAGTTCTTTGATTTCAGCTAATCACAAGTCTTTTGAGTCATATGGCTTATCAGGTTCTTATATTGCTTCGATTTGTTTCGACTGTGCTACTCAATATGGCAGAGCAGCAAATTATTTAATAGCAAAAAAAGAGCATCGATTAAAAATAGGAGATATATTATACATTTTTTGGACCAAAAATAATTTAGAGTTTAACGGATTTGAACTCTTAGAAAATCCAGAAGAGAATGAACTTAGAGATTTTTTGAAATCATTTAAAAGTGGAAAAAAATCTTATATTGATGATGAGAAATTTTATTGTCTGGCTTTAAGTGCAAATAACAGTCGGACTGTAGTAAGAGATTGGATAAGTACAACTATTGAAAATGTTGAAGAGAATATTAATAATTATTTTAGAGAAATGCAGTTGGATGATAATAAATCTGAAAGATATTATGGAATAAACAGTTTAGTTAGTCAGACAGCTTTTAAATTTGATGATATTAAACCAATAGTGGCAGAATCCATAGCTGCATATGCAATTAAAGGAAGTCCATTGGCAGAGGCAGTTCTTTTTAATACAGTTAAACGAATAAAAGCAGATGTTGAGTTTCGCGTAACTAGACCAAGAGCTTCTTTGCTAAAAATGTATTTTAATTCTCATCCTGAAGGGGGAATAAAGGTGAAAAATAAATTAAATAAAAAAGAAAATAGTCCCGCTTATTTATGTGGCCGTTTATTTAGTGTTATAGAAATCATTCAGAAAAAAGCATTACCTGGAATTAAATCCACAATTGTTGATCGTTATTATGGAACGGCTTCTTCAGCTCCGGCCTCGGTTTTTGGTAATCTGATTAGAAAAGCCCAGCACCATTTAGCAAAATTAAGAAAAGAAGAAAGTACTACTGGGCTTTATTACTGGCTGCAGTCTGAATTGGAAGATATTATGGTAGAACTTAATGATTTTCCGGCAACATTGTCACTTAAAGAACAGGGCTTATTCGCACTTGGATATTATCAGCAGAAAGCCTATCGTCCAGAAAAAGATAAAAAGGAGGAAAATTAA